The Thiorhodovibrio frisius genome segment GGGAAGCGGTCGAGCTCGTCGTTGTCGTAGTCGGCCTCGGTGAACCAGTTCTGGTTCCACATGGGATTGGCGACGACGCGGTCGAAGGTGCGCAGCCTGCCGCGCCAGCGGAATTTGGGGTGCTTGAAGGTGTCGCCGATCTCGATCTCGCCCTCGAAGTCGTGGATGATCAGGTTCATGTTGGCCATGGCCCAGGTGTCGGCGATGTACTCCTGGCCGTAGAGCTTGAGCGGGGCAGGCTGTTCGCTCTTCGCCGACTCCTCCATCGCGATCTCGCACTTAATCAGGAGGCCGCCGGAGCCGCAGCAGGGGTCGTAGATCTCCATGCCCGGCTCTGGCGCGAGCACGCGGGACATGATGGTGCCGACCTCGGGCGGGGTGTAGAACTCGCCGGCGCTCTGGCCGCCGCCCTCGGCGAACTTGCGGATCAGGTATTCGTAGCTCTTGCCGATGATGTCGGCCTCGACATCGTCCAGGCCCAGGCGCTTGGTGCTGATCGCTTCGATCAGGTTGGACAGGCGGTCGTCGTCGAGGTCGCGCTGGCCGTGGGTGGTGGCGTTGAAGTCGACGCGGTCGATGATGCCCTGCAGCAGCGGGTTTTCGCGCGCGATGGCGCGCATCTGGGTGGTGACGCCTTCGCCGATTCTGTCCGCGAGCTTGCGGATGACGGACCAGACGGATTGCTCGGGGTCATCCGGAACCAGCGGCAGGTAGAAGCGCACCAGCTTGTGGTCGGCCTTGACGAGTGCGAAGGCCGATCGGCGCGATCCGACCTCGGCGGCGATGCGGTTCAGCTCATCGTCGAAGACGTCGCAGAGGCGTTTGGTGAAGATCAGCGGGAGGATGTAGTCCTTATATTTCGGCGCGTCCTTGGCGCCACGGATGGAGCATGCGGCGTTCCAGATCCAGGATTCGAGGGACTTGGCGTTTTCGGGCTTAGTCTTCGCCATGGACTTCTTCGTCGAGGTTGATGACCTCGGCACAGGCCGGGCACTGGAATGTATTGGAAGAAACCTGGCTAAACCGCAAGCCTGTGTCGATGGGTGGGGTGGCCAGCTCGCGGGAGGTAATGAGAAGTCCTTCAGCCGTGACATCTTCGAAGAGTTTGCAGTTGGGGCAATCGAGGAGATCGCGGTTGCCAACAAAGAGTCCCAACGCCGCAGCTTGGGCCTGGACGCGCTCTAGTTGCTGGCAGAGGTCGCGGAGTGGGGTCAGGTCGCTCACGACGGCTGCGCGGATGCTGCGCGTCGATAGCCGGATTTGTCCAAACGCATGATGATAGCCCGTCCGATTATATTCCAGTGTTGCTTCCGATTGTATGCCGGTCATGCGGCTAAGTGTATGCTGGATCCTCGTCCAATCGTCTGCCCGGTCGGCGGCTGAATGTTGGATGCCGACTCGGTATCCCGCCGGATCGGCTCCTGTCGAAGGGCTCCGGGATCGATCGGGTCGCCGAGGCCAGCGTCATTCTCGCACCTGCGTAGCTTCTGAAACTTCTTTTCCGGCCCTTCGAGCATCGCTATTGCTCTGCGCTGGGTCTCTCCCCCACCACCATCTGCTTCTTGACCGCTCCGTTCTCGAAGGTGACGAGCGGGGTATGGGTGCGTTGGGCATCCCGGCGTGCTTGCTGGGCGGCTCGCCGCAAGGCGATTGCGCTTTGGACCAAGTCATGATCGGGTGCTTTGTTGCTTTCGTTCTTCATGGCGCTTCCTCCAAGAGAGTCGCCTCCTCGCCGGAGTTGTCGTAAACCCGCCAGGCATCAAGACGGGGGCGATAGAGATGCTCGAAATGATACCAGCCGGCGACAAATCGACGGCGGATCACGGACTCGGGGAAAATAGGGGACGTACCACGTCTCCGAGTTGGTCTGGCCCAAGGGCCGTTGCGCGGAACTTTTCGGCGTAGAACTCCCGCTTGAGTGGGTCTTTCAGCGGGATGAGGGTTCGAAAATGGGTCCACCCCAATTGTCGCCGCAGTGCGGCGACAATTTCCGTATCCGGAAATGCCTCGGCGAACTGAACCATGCTCATATCCCAATCTTCCGCAGAATCTCCCGCAGCGCAGCATCGGCCTCGCGCGCCTCGGCCTCCGCCGCATCCAGTTCGGCGACGATCTCCGCCAGTGGTCGATAGGTCTCAGCGTCGCTGGTGTGGATGCAGCGGCTGGGGGAGATGTTGTAGTCGTTCTTCGCAAGCTCGGCGTGATCGACGATGCGGCTGAGCTTTTCCTCTTCCTTCCAGCCGATGAGGGTGTCGGCGATGCGCTGGATGCTAGCAATGGGGATAAAGTTCTTGGGTCGCCCTTTTCGAAGATCTGGCTGGCGTTGACAAGGAAGACCTTACCCCGCCGTGCCTCTGGCTTGGCCTTGTTCAGGAACAGGACGATGCCGGGCGCGGTGGTGTTGTAGAAGAGGTTCTCGGGCAGGTAGAGCACGCTTTCGATCAGGTCGTGGTCGACGAACCACTGGCGGACGGTCTTTTCCTTGTTGGTGCCGGCATTGCCCGAGCCGCGAGAGGCTGCGCCGGTGTCGAGGACCACGGCGGCGCGGCCTTTGTCGTTGAGGCTGGCGTGCATGTGCTGCACCCAGCCCCAGTCGGCGGAGGATTTGCCGGGGAAGCCGGCGCCGGCGGGGAAGCGGTCGAGCTCGTCGTTGTCGTAGTCGGCCTCGGTGAACCAGTTCTGGTTCCACATGGGATTGGCGACGACGCGGTCGAAGGTGCGCAGCCGGCCGCGCCAGCGGAATTTGGGGTGCTTGAAGGTGTCGCCGATCTCGATCTCGCCTTCGAAGTCGTGGATGATCAGGTATTCGTAGCTCTTGCCGATGATGTCGGCCTCGACGTCGTCCAGGCCCAGGCGCTTGGTGCTGATCGCTTCAATCAGATTGGACAGGCGGTCGTCGTCGAGGTCGCGCTGGCCGTGGGTGGTGGCGTTGAAGTCGACGCGGTCGATGATGCCCTGCAGCAGCGGGTTATCCCGAGCGATGGCGCGCATCTGGGTGGTGACGCCTTCGCCGATCCGGTCGGAAAGTTTGCGGATGACGGACCAGACGGGTTGCTCGGGGTCAGCCGGAACCAGCGGCAGGTAGAAGCGCACCAGTTTGTGGTCGGCCTTAGCGAGTGCGAAGGCTTTCCTGCGCGAGCCGACCTCGGCGGCGATGCGGTTTAGCTCATCGTCGAAGACGTCGCAGAGGCGCTTGGTGAAGATCAGCGGGAGGATGTAGTCCTTGTATTTCGGCGCGTCCTTGGCGCCACGGATGGAGCATGCGGCGTTCCAGATCCAGGATTCGAGGGATTTGGCGTTGGTCGGCGTCACGGGGGCTTGTTTCCTCATCCTTTTCTTGCGGGTCCTTTTCGTGCGCGCGGGGCGCGTCCGGTGAGCCTGTTCTGGGCCTTCAGTTTCGCCCAGGAGCAGGGGTTAGACAAGCGCGCTCAACCTGTCAGCGCGTCCAATTGCACTTCGACGTGGCGTCCAACTGTATCCCGGTCATGTGACTAATTGTATGCTTGATCCTTGTCCAATGGCGGTGATCGCCAGCGAGGTCAGCCCGCGCGCAGCCTAGCGGTGATGCCGAAGGGGCCGGGAAACAGCCTGTTTCCCATATTCGGATCAGGTCGCGGTGCCTTCCGCTCCCCCTTTGCACGAGGCTCGGCCAAATTGAGAAATCGAAGACTCTAACGCAAGATTGCACGGTAACAGAGCTAGTGTTAGTGTGCGCTACGATGTTACCGATATTGACAGATAGTGAGAAGGCGTTGCTCGCGACCGCAACGAGCCATGTCGAGCATGTACTGCAGGCGCCGCTGATTGTTGATGGACCCGCTGCCAGCGCGAAGCTGCCGGCGTTCTTGACGCAGCGCTATGTCTTGGTCGAGGGCGAAATCCTCGGTCGACCGTGCATCCTGATGCTCGGAACGCGTCTCCATGACGACACGCCGGCCACTATTGCTAAGCATCGTGATGTTATACGCAGGCAATCGCCGGGGCGGGTGGTCATTCTCGTGATCGAACGCCTGAGCAATCACAATCGCCACCGCCTCATTTCGCAGCATGTCCCGTTCATCGTGCCTGGCAATCAGCTCTTCGTGCCCGAACTGGCCGTGGATCTGCGTGAGCATTTTCGCAGCGAACGAGATACGCCCGCTGACGGTCTGACCCCGGCAGCGCAGTTGATCCTGCTGGCAGTGTTGATAGGCCGGATTGGACCAGAGACAACGCCCTCAGAACTCGCATCGCAGTTTCACTATAGCGCGATGAGCATGAGCCGGGCGATCACCGAAATAGAGGCGTTCGAGTTGGCCGATACTGAGGTTGCTGGTCGTTTCCGACATGTACGCTTCAGGCTGCCAGGTGAGGCGCTATGGAGTCGCGCACTTCCGCATTTGCGTTCACCCGTGCGCAAACGCCGACGTGTCAGACGTCCGCCGCAATGTCTCGCCTTGCCCTTGGCGGGAGAGACAGCACTCGCCGAAAAGACTGACTTGTCGCACCCGCGCATAGAAACACGGGCGATGGCAGCGACCAAATGGAAGGCGTTTGCGACACGCTACGAGCTTGATCAGCCGGTGAACTGGGACGAGCCGGTCATCGAACTCGAAACCTGGACCTATGACCCCTTGCTGCTGGGAGAAGATAACCTCGTGGATACCATATCGCTTTATTTAAGCCTACCCGACAGCACCGATGATCGCATCGAGGCCGCCAAGGAAGAGCTGTTGAGGCAGGTGAGTTTGTGAAGGGGCTCGACATCTTCAGGCGGCATTTCGAAGGCCTCTCGCACCACTATTTCCTCCAAAGCGCATCTCGACCTTGCCATGCGGAGCGATAAAGGCGAGAAGATCGATCAGAAGAACGTCCGTAAGCATCGCGCAGACGTTTTCCGTCTGTTGCAGCTGCTGCCCGAGGATGAGCGAGTCGTGTTGCCGGAGGCAATTGCTGCGGACAAGGCGAGCTTTGCCGCAAAAGTCGATGCGGATGGGGATTTCCAGCCGAAAACTATTGGCCTTCCGGGTGACGCGGCCGCACAAACCGCGCGACTGCGCACCATCTATGGAATTGCCGCCGCATGACGGCTGGGGATATGTTCAGACCATACCCGCGGCGCCGCGCGACCGTCGCGCCCACGGCCCTTGGGGCGATCTGGCGCTGCACACCATCGGCTGGCGCGCCTTCCAAGATCTATGTTCCCAGCTGTGCGAGGTCGTGCTCGATCGTCCTGTCGAAATCTTCCGCGAAGCGCAGGATGGTGGCCAGGACGCAGTTTTCCTGATCCCTTCGGGGACTGACATGCCGCCGATTGGCACCGTCCAGTGCAAACATACGTCCGAGGCCGCCAAGGCGTTAAAGGTTAGCGACCTCACGGCAGAACTCGATCATGTTGAGACCTTGGTCAAAGCCCGTCAAGCGGATACCTATGTCTTCATGACCAACATGAGCGTGGACGCCCCTATCGCAGCCGCTATGCGAGCGAAGCTGGGCGCGCTCGGCGTGCGCAAGCCGCACATTCTTGGCCGCCAGTATATTGTTCGGGTCATCAGGAGCAGCGCAAAATTGCGGGCACTGGTCCCCCAAGTCTGATGACCTGCGCATGGAGGCTGCGGACAATCTCGAATCCGCTGCGTGCAGCGATCTCGATGTGTCCTTCTTCGACCAAGAGGACATGCTCGCGCTGATACCGCCGTTACGCCTAGTCGGCCTGGGTCTGGCGCTGCGGACTACCGTTTTGCCATCGCTCGACGACCGCATTGATGAGATCGCCGCAGACGCTGACTTGGACGAAGAGCCCGACAGTCATTTCAAGAAGCTGCTCGGCCTGCTTGATTGCGCAGAAGCAATGGGCGTCGATTCCGCCGCCGCCGACCTGATCAATGAAGTGCGGCATCAAGTGGAGCAGTCGGTCAAGGCGCTTGAGGAGCGCAAGCGAGAGCGCGACGAGGAGTCAGAAGACGATTCGGACTGGACCTCGCCCTCGCGATCCGCCATCAGGGCGAAATCCTCGTCCTTCGTGACGATCACCAATTGCTCGTCCTTCGCCAATTGCCAAATCTCACGATCATCGCTCGCCTCCATGCCGAGGTCCAAGACATGACGACAGGCGAATCCATGGTCTACCAAATACCGCGCCAGCGCTGCCGGCAACTGGTTATCCACCAGCAGGTTCATGCTGCGATCAGAACTGGGTGGCTCAACTGAACGGCAGCGTATTCGAGGGCCGCAAAAATATCCTCTTCTTCCAGAAACGTGTAATCTTCCAGAATCTCGCTGAGGGAGGCGCCGGAACCGAGGAGGCTCAGGATGTCACTGACGCGCAGGCGGTATCCGCGGATACAAGGGCTTCCGCCACACTTGCCGGGTTCAAGCGTAATGCGCGCGAGTCGCTGATCGCTCATGGATTGGGTCTCGCTAAAAGGTGGTTTTTTCGCAAACTTACCACTCATCGACTGCAAGCGGGAAGTTTTGGGGTTCGTTCCTCACCCCAACCTACGCGGGCTCCAAAAAATACGCCGCCACGAGTTGGTCGACGTCGATGAGCAGCGATGTCAGCACCGGTTGGCCGGCGAGTGGACTGATGCGGGTGCTCAAGCGGGCGCCTTCGGGCCATGCCGGGCGAACTGCTGCCAGGCCGTAGCGACCACATGGGCCGCATCGAAGCCGAAGTGCAGGTGATGCAATGCCCGTGTGGTGTTCATGCGTTTTCGCCCCCTGTTGATCGTGATCGCGTGACGCCGGGCGCGCGACGCCCGCCGGGCAACCGCCTGGAAGTCCTGAGCGGCGACCGGGCCGGCTGCTACAGTATCCGGATCAACGCACAATGGCGACTTTGCTTCGCTTGGCACAACGGCGATGCACACGCGGTCGAGATCGTCGATTTCCACTAAGGAGGCTATTCCATGTCAGCAGTGAATGACATGCGTCCGGTCCATCCGGGCGAAATCCTGCGCGAAGATTTCTTGGTACCCTTGAATCTGAGCGTCAACGCGGTGGCGCAGTGCCTGCGCGTACCGGCTACCCGTCTACATGAGATCATCAAGGAGCGGCGGGCCGTGACGCCGGATACGGCATTGCGTCTGTCACACTACTTTGGCGGCGATGCACAATCTTGGCTGAACCTCCAGGCCAGCTATGACCTAAAGGTGGCCGAGCGGGATCGCGGGGCGGTGATCGCCAGCGAGGTCAGTCCGCGCGCAGCCTAGCGGTGATGCCGAAGGGGTCGAAATGTTCGAAATTGCTTCTGTCTTCCTCGTCCTGACCGCCCTGCTGGCGTACCTGAACCAGCGCTTCATCGGTCTGCCGATCACCATCGGGGTCATGGCGGCCGCGCTGCTGTTGTCCCTGGCCCTTATTGGGCTGGACTTGGCCGGTATCGACTTCGGGCTGCGGCAGTATGAGGAGTCGCTGCTGCGCTCGATCGACTTCTCCAATGTCCTGATGCAGGGCATGTTGTCGCTGCTGCTGTTCGCCGGGGCCTTGCACGTCGACTTGAGCGAGCTGCGGGCCTACCGCTGGCAGGTAGGGCTGCTGGCAGTGCTGTCCACCACGCTATCTACGCTGGCAGTGGGCTTCGGGACCTGGTTCGCGCTGTCCTGGGTCGGGCTGGAGCTGCCGTTGGTGTTCTGCCTGTTATTCGGTGCCCTGATCTCGCCAACCGACCCGATCGCGGTGATGGGTATCCTCAAGACCGCGGGCGCGCCGAAAAGGCTGGAGTTGGTGATCGCGGGCGAATCGCTGTTCAACGACGGCGTCGGCGTCGTGATCTTCTCGCTGTTGCTGGGCATGCTGGCGAGCGGCGCCATGCCGTCCGTGGGCGAAGGTCTGCTGATGCTGCTGCATGAAGCAGGCGGCGGTTTGCTGTTCGGGCTGGCGCTCGGCTACATCACCTTTCGGGCGCTCAAGAGCGTGGACAGCTATCAGGTCGAGGTGTTGCTGACCCTGGCCGCAGTCACCGGCGGCTACGCGCTTGCCAGTCGGCTGCATGTGTCGGGGCCGCTGGCGATGGTGGTGGCCGGGCTGATCATCGGCAACGGCGGGCGCCGGCTGGCGATGTCTGACACCACGCGACACTATGTCGATCTGTTCTGGGAGTTGATCGACGAGATTCTGAATGCCGTGCTCTTTGTGCTGATCGGCCTGGAGATTATGCTGGTGACCTTCTCGGCGAGCACCCTGGTCGCCGCAGTCTTGGCCATGAGCGTCACCCTGGCGGCGCGCGCACTTACAGTTGGCCTGCCGGTGGCCATGCTGCCGGGTGTGTTCCGGCTGCCCAAGGGCTCCGGGTGGGTACTGACCTGGGGCGGCCTGCGCGGCGGCATCTCGGTGGCACTGGCCCTATCGCTGCCACTGGGCTCCGAGCGCGACATCGTGCTCACGCTGACCTATTGCATCGTCGTGTTCTCCATCCTCTGCCAGGGGCTGACCATCGGCTGGGTGGTGCGCAAGGCCGTGACTCAACAGCACTGACATACAGGACTCATCTGCTTGAATCTGCTGCGCTTGTCCGCCACCCATGGCTTGCTTCCGTCAAGCGGCAGTGGGGAGCGGGTCGGTGCCCTCGCTGAGGATTGCGAGATACCCCCGGTAACTGAAAACGCGGCCCCGTTTTCGGCCGGTGACCTCCTCGACAATGCCGGAGCGTTCCAGACCGGCGAGCGCCGCATTGACCGTGGGGGCCGAAAGCCCGGTTTGTTGGACGAGTTGGTTGGCCGTCAGATAGGGGTTCTGCTGAAACAAATCGTGAATTCGCAGTGCCGAGCCCGCCCGATCGCTCTCCGCTGTGATGCGTTCGCGGTCTTCCTTAAACAGATCGATGATCCGGGTGGCGGCGTTGAACGCTTGATTGGCGGTATCCGCGACGCCCGTGAGGAAGAAGTTGAGCCAGGCTTCCCACGCGCCATGCTCGCGCACTTCCTGAAGCAGGCGGTAGTAGTCGGCGCGATGGGTCTTGAGGTAAAGGCTTAGATAGAGCAGCGGCTTGCGCAGCACGCCGTTGACGCAGAGATAGAGCGTGACCAGCAAACGACCGATCCTCCCGTTGCCATCCAAAAACGGATGAATGGTCTCGAACTGAACGTGCAGCAGGCCGGCCTTGATCAGGGCGGGCAGGCGCGAGCCATCCTCGTGCATGAAGCGCTCAAGCGCATCAAGACAGGCATCCATCTCGGTCGGCGGTGGTGGCACGAAAAGCGCGTTGCCCGGACGTGTGCCGCCAATCCAGTTCTGCGAACGCCGAAACTCGCCGGGGTTCTTCGTACCGCCACGCCCGCTTTGCAGCAGCCGCGCGTGCATCTCGCGGATAAGACGTAATGACAGGGGCAGATCTTCCAGCCTCTCCAGGCCATAGATCATGGCATCGACGTAGTTCGAGACTTCGCGAATGTCGTCGATAGGCTGCCCGGCTCGCGCCTCGGTCTCGAAGCGGAGCAAGTCCGAAAGGGTCGATTGCGTGCCTTCGATCTGCGACGAGAGGACGGCTTCCTTCCGTACATACATGTAGAGGAATAATTCTTCGCGCGGGAGCAACATGGTGATACCGTCCAGACGCCCCAAGGCACGTTCTGCCAAACTCAGCTGTTCCAGCAGGGCCAGCACGTCGATCGACGGTTCCGGCGGCAAGGGCGGCGGCACAAAGGCGCGCACCATCTCGCCCGCAATGGGCGTTTCGACAAAGCGGCCTAGCCGGGAATTGGGCGGAGGTTCAGCCATGCCCCCAACATAACGCCCCGACCCTATTTAAGCAATGACCACTTGGCTTAAATAGGAGGCAAGCTAAAGTAAGCGCTCTTAAATAGGGAGCGATACGACGGGCGCAACCTGTCGAGCGCGCCTCACGCTTATCGCTGCCACTGGCATCTTGATAGCTATGCGGGCGCGCCCGATGCCGCAGTTCGGCATGCTCGCGTTGCTGATTCTGCTTCCGTTGCTCTCAGGCAACGCGACCGCGCGCGCGAGCATGCCGGAGCAGGTGCAGAACCTGATGCTCGTCGCACCCGCGACTCACTTTTCTTGATCTCGCGACTCCTGCCGGGGTCGGCGATCGATCCGCTGCTAATGAAGCGACGCCGGTCATCGCAATGTTCGCCACCGCACGGACGCGATGCCCTGCGCGCGGTACGCTCGACGGATGACTGACACACCATCCATCGCTTCGCCCAACATCAAAAAGCGGCTGCTCTTAGCGGGCGCCGTGGCCGCTCTCGCGGCGATCACCGTCTTCGCCTGGGTGGCCTTGCAGCCTTCTGGCCCAGGGGTCGGCTTCGTCAAGGGCAACGGTCGCATCGAGGCCACCGAGATCGACGTCGCCACCAAGCTCGCCGGGCGGGTGCAGGAGATCATGGTCAACGAGGGCGATTTCGTGGAGGTGGGCCAGCCGCTGGCGCAGATGCGCATCGCGGTGCTCGACGCGCAACATGACGAGGCCATGGCACTGTCCCGTCAGGCCGTTACCGCCGTCGCCAGCGCCAAGGCGCAGGTTGCCGTGCGCGAGAGCGATACGCTCGCTGCGCAGGCCCTGGTGGGGCAGCGCGAGAGCGAACTGGATGCGGCGCAGCGGCGCTATGCGCGTTCCGAGACGCTGTCCGGGACGGGGATGACGACCCGCCAGGTGCTCGATGATGACCGCGCCAGCGTGCATGGCGCCGAGGCCACGCTGGCCGGTGCGGAGGCCCAGGTGACCGCCACCCAGGCGGCGATCACGGCCGCGCAGGCCGCGGTCGTCGGCGCCAATTCCGGCGTCGAGGCGAGCGAGGCGACGGTTGCCCGCGTCGAGGCCGATATCGAGGACAGTCTGCTCAAGTCCCCGCGCGCCGGGCGCGTGCAGTACCGCATCGCGCAGCCGGGCGAGGTGCTGGCCAGCGGCGGCAAGGTGCTCAACCTGGTCGACTTGAGCGATGTCTATATGACTTTCTTCCTGCCCGAGACGGTGGTCGGTCGGGTAGCGCTGGGCAGCGAGGTGCATATCGTGCTCGATGCCGCGCCGCAGTATCTGATTCCGGCGCGGGTGTCCTATGTCGCCAGCACCGCCCAGTTCACGCCCAAGACGGTGGAGACGGCCAGCGAGCGGCAGAAGCTGATGTTCCGCGTCAAGGCGCAGATCGACCCTGCGCTGCTGCAACGTCATTTGAAGCTGGTCAAGACCGGCCTGCCCGGCATGGCCTGGCTCAAGCTCGACACGCAGGCGGCGTGGCCGGCTGATCTGGCGATCAAGGTTCCGGATTGAGTGCCGGATTGAGCACCAGACTGAGCGCAAGTCCGCCCGTGCTGCCCCTGATCGATCAACCGGGACGGGATGCGCTCGAACCAGTGGCCAGTCTGGTCGACGTCAGTCTGCGTTACGGCAAGGTCGTGGCGCTGGCCGACATCAAGCTCGACATCCCCGCCGGGCGCATAGTCGGACTGCTCGGCCCGGACGGCGTGGGCAAATCGAGCCTCCTGGCGCTGCTCGCCGGGGCGCGTGCCGTTCAGCAGGGTAGGGTGCAGGCCCTGGGCGGTGACATGGGCAGCCGCCGTCATCGCCGCCGCGTCTGTCCGCATATCGCTTACATGCCCCAGGGCCTGGGAAAAAACCTCTATCCGACCCTGTCGGTGGAGGAGAACCTGCAGTTCTTCGGCCGGCTGTTCGGCCACCAGGCCGCCGAGCGCCGTCGCCGCATCGACGAACTCACCCGCGACACCGGCCTGACCCCCTTTCTGGCGCGCCCGGCCGGCAAGCTCTCCGGCGGCATGAAACAGAAGCTCGCCCTCTGTTGCGCGCTGATCCACGACCCGGACCTGTTGATCCTGGATGAGCCGACCACCGGCGTGGACCCGCTCGCCCGCGCCCAGTTCTGGGACCTGATCGCGCGCATCCGCACCGGGCGGCCCGGCATGAGCGTGATCGTTGCCACCGCCTACATGGACGAGGCACAAGGCTTCGACTGGCTGGTGGCGATGAACGCCGGCCGCGTGCTGGCCACTGGCACGCCGGCCGAGCTGCTTGAGCGCACCGGGACCGACTCGCTCGATGCCGCCTTCATCGCACTGCTGCCGGAAGCCCTGCAAAAGGGCCACCAGGCGGTCACCATCCCGCCGCTGGTCGCTTGCGATCAGACCGAGATCGCCATCGCGGCCAAGGATCTGACCAAGCGCTTCGGTGATTTCACCGCGGTCGATCATGTCAATCTTGCCATCCGCCAGGGCGAGATCTTCGGCTTCATCGGCTCCAACGGCTGCGGCAAGTCCACCACCATGAAGATGCTGACCGGCCTGCTGCCGGCCAGCGAGGGCAGTGCGTCCCTGTTCGGCGCCCCGGTCGACCCCAAGGACATCGCCACTCGCCGGCGCGTGGGCTATATGTCGCAGAGCTTCTCGCTCTACTCCGAGCTGACGGTGCGCCAGAATCTGGTGCTGCACGCGCGTCTGTTCCAACTGCCGCCGGGCACTATCCCGGCGCGGGTGGCGGATATGATTCGCCGCTTCGGCCTGGAGGCGTCGGTGGACGCAATGCCCGACCGGCTGCCGCTGGGTATCCGCCAGCGCCTGTCGCTGGCGGTTGCCATGGTGCATCGACCGGAACTGCTGATCCTGGACGAGCCGACCTCGGGCGTGGACCCGATAGCGCGCGATAGCCTGTGGCAATTGATGATCGATCTGGCCCGCAACGATCAGGTCACCATCTTTATCTCCACCCACTTCATGAACGAGGCCGGGCGTTGCGACCGCATCGCGCTGATGCACGCCGGGCGCGTGCTCGTCACCGGTGTCCCCGCTGAACTGGTGGACCAACGCGGCGCTGACACACTCGAACAGGCCTTTATCGGCTATCTGGAAGATGCCGGCGCGTCCGGCGCGGCACCTTCCGAGGACACGGCGCAGGCGCCGCCCCCCGTCGTGCCGAGCGCCCCGCCCAAGCAGGGGTTCCCCTTCAGTCTGGGCCGCGCGTGGAGCTACAGCCTGCGCGAGACCCTCGAACTGCAACGCGACCCAATGCGCGCCACCATGGCGCTGCTGGGCACGGCCATCCTGATGTTTGTCTTCGGCTACGGGATCAGCCTAGATGTGGAGGACCTCAGCTACGCGGTGCTCGACCGGGACCAGACCGGGTTGAGCCGCAACTACGCGCTGAACCTGGCGGCTCGCGCTACTTTATCGAACATGCGCCGATCACAGATGACGCGGACCTGGACCGGCGCATGCGCGCTGGCGAGCTCGCGCTGGCGATCGAGATCCCACAGGGCTTCGCCCGCGACCTGGCGCGCGGGCATCAGGTGCAGATCGGCGCCTGGGTGGACGGCGCCATGCCGGTGCGCGCCGAGACCGTGCGCGGCTATGTGCTGGGCATGCACCAGGGCTGGCTGCAAGACCAGGCGACGCACCGGCTCGGTCAGGACGCAGCAGCCGGCCCGGCAACGATCGCAACGCGCTTTCGCTACAACCCAGACGTTAGGAGCCTGCCGGCGATGGTGCCAGCGGTCATCCCGATGCTCTTGCTGATGATCCCGGCGATGCTGACCGCGCTGTCGGTGGTGCGCGAGAAAGAACTCGGCTCGATCATCAATCTCTACGTCACCCCGGTCACCCGCAGCGAGTTCCTGCTCGGCAAGCAGTTGCCCTATGTGGTGCTGGCGATGCTGAACTTCGCCCTGATGACGCTGTTGGCAGTTACGGTCTTCGGTGTGCCGGTCAAGGGCAGCCTGCTGGCACTGACGGCGGGGGCGCTGCTCTTCGTGATCTTCTCGACCGGCTTCGGCCTGTTCGCATCTACCTTTACCCGCAGCCAGATCGCGGCGATGTTCGTGGCCATGATCGGGACCATCATCCCAGCCGTGCAGTTCGCCGGGATGCTCAACCCGGTGTCCTCGCTCGAAGGGGTGGGCTATCTCATCGGTCAGGTCTACCCGGCCACCTACTTTCTGACCATCAGCCGCGGCGTCTTCAACAAGGGGTTGGATTTCGTCGGCC includes the following:
- a CDS encoding HigA family addiction module antitoxin; protein product: MSAVNDMRPVHPGEILREDFLVPLNLSVNAVAQCLRVPATRLHEIIKERRAVTPDTALRLSHYFGGDAQSWLNLQASYDLKVAERDRGAVIASEVSPRAA
- a CDS encoding cation:proton antiporter; this encodes MFEIASVFLVLTALLAYLNQRFIGLPITIGVMAAALLLSLALIGLDLAGIDFGLRQYEESLLRSIDFSNVLMQGMLSLLLFAGALHVDLSELRAYRWQVGLLAVLSTTLSTLAVGFGTWFALSWVGLELPLVFCLLFGALISPTDPIAVMGILKTAGAPKRLELVIAGESLFNDGVGVVIFSLLLGMLASGAMPSVGEGLLMLLHEAGGGLLFGLALGYITFRALKSVDSYQVEVLLTLAAVTGGYALASRLHVSGPLAMVVAGLIIGNGGRRLAMSDTTRHYVDLFWELIDEILNAVLFVLIGLEIMLVTFSASTLVAAVLAMSVTLAARALTVGLPVAMLPGVFRLPKGSGWVLTWGGLRGGISVALALSLPLGSERDIVLTLTYCIVVFSILCQGLTIGWVVRKAVTQQH
- a CDS encoding Fic family protein, yielding MAEPPPNSRLGRFVETPIAGEMVRAFVPPPLPPEPSIDVLALLEQLSLAERALGRLDGITMLLPREELFLYMYVRKEAVLSSQIEGTQSTLSDLLRFETEARAGQPIDDIREVSNYVDAMIYGLERLEDLPLSLRLIREMHARLLQSGRGGTKNPGEFRRSQNWIGGTRPGNALFVPPPPTEMDACLDALERFMHEDGSRLPALIKAGLLHVQFETIHPFLDGNGRIGRLLVTLYLCVNGVLRKPLLYLSLYLKTHRADYYRLLQEVREHGAWEAWLNFFLTGVADTANQAFNAATRIIDLFKEDRERITAESDRAGSALRIHDLFQQNPYLTANQLVQQTGLSAPTVNAALAGLERSGIVEEVTGRKRGRVFSYRGYLAILSEGTDPLPTAA
- a CDS encoding HlyD family secretion protein — encoded protein: MTDTPSIASPNIKKRLLLAGAVAALAAITVFAWVALQPSGPGVGFVKGNGRIEATEIDVATKLAGRVQEIMVNEGDFVEVGQPLAQMRIAVLDAQHDEAMALSRQAVTAVASAKAQVAVRESDTLAAQALVGQRESELDAAQRRYARSETLSGTGMTTRQVLDDDRASVHGAEATLAGAEAQVTATQAAITAAQAAVVGANSGVEASEATVARVEADIEDSLLKSPRAGRVQYRIAQPGEVLASGGKVLNLVDLSDVYMTFFLPETVVGRVALGSEVHIVLDAAPQYLIPARVSYVASTAQFTPKTVETASERQKLMFRVKAQIDPALLQRHLKLVKTGLPGMAWLKLDTQAAWPADLAIKVPD
- a CDS encoding ABC transporter permease, which codes for MRAGELALAIEIPQGFARDLARGHQVQIGAWVDGAMPVRAETVRGYVLGMHQGWLQDQATHRLGQDAAAGPATIATRFRYNPDVRSLPAMVPAVIPMLLLMIPAMLTALSVVREKELGSIINLYVTPVTRSEFLLGKQLPYVVLAMLNFALMTLLAVTVFGVPVKGSLLALTAGALLFVIFSTGFGLFASTFTRSQIAAMFVAMIGTIIPAVQFAGMLNPVSSLEGVGYLIGQVYPATYFLTISRGVFNKGLDFVGLEPAFWPLVLAVPVILGLSILLLKKQET